The DNA window TGTCGAACGTCATGCGGCTTATCTTGGTAAGACCGTCGACGAGGAGCGAGATCTCGCTGCCGAAAAGCTCCTCTATCTTCTCGATCGTGGTCTGCGTGTCCTCGACGGTATCGTGGAGGAAGGCCGTGGCCACGGCCTGGACGTCCATCTTGAGTGTGGTGAGTATCTGCGCGACCTCGACGGGGTGGCTCATGTAGGGCTCCCCGGACATGCGCGTCTGCCCCTCGTGGACCATGCCCGAGAAGACGTAGGCCTTCCTTATCACGTCGAGGTCGGCGGACGGGTGGTAGGAGGCCACGCTGTCCAGTATGTCTTCAATCCTTACCATAGAGATAATTTAACGCAAACGGCGATTATTTTCAACTCGCATGCTCCCGGGGTCAGTCCCCTCCCCCTTTTTCTTCCTTTTTTTCCATTTCTTCCCTCTTCTTCTCCTCGGGCACGAGCGGCTCGCCCCGGCGGCGCTTCTCCTCTATCTCCTCCACCGTGCTCTCGATGGCGAGGAAACGCCTCGGGGCGCTCGGGTGGGTGGAGGAAAAATTATCCTTTATGGCGCCGGGGTGCTCGACGGCCATGCGCCGCCAAAAATTCGCCGCGCCGGTTATATCGTAGTCGCCCCGGGCCGCTATATAGAGCCCCGCGTAGTCCGCCTCGGCCTCGAACTCCCGGGAGTAGGCCTGCCCGGCCATCTTCGAGAAGAGGCCCTGGGTGTCGACACCGGTCGTGGCGACTATGATTATATCCACGAGCAGTCCAATGAAGGAGTTGCCGTATAGCTTGTCTATGTGGCCGAAGGCGTTATGGGCTATCTCGTGGCCGACGACCAGTACGAGTTCCCCGTCGCTCTCGGTAAAGCGCATCATCCCGGTGGTGACGACCACGTTCCGCCCGTCGGCAAAGGCGTTGACCGCGTCGGTTGTCGAAAGCCCTACGTTATAGCCGCACGCCTCGACACCCTCCACAATCACCTCGAAGGCGGCGACGTCCCGCTCGACTTCAAGGGTCAAGGGTGCATGCTCCAAGGCCGACTTCTCTATAAGCTCCCTTGCCTTCGCGGCGGGCCCCTTCCTCTTCTTCCCCGCTTTCCCTTCCAGCCCGAGCCCCTTCGTTCCGGTATTAACATCCACCCCGTTTATCGAGACGAGCCTGTCCCCGGCCATGAGGCCCGCCCCGGCGGCGGCGAGTTCCGGATGCACGTAGCGTACGGCAACGCCGTCCCCGAACCCGAATCGGCTTTCCGCGATATCCCTGAAGTCCTCGCCGTAGGAGAAGCTGTCGTGCACGAGGAAGCCGTAAGAAGACCGGAGGTCGTCCCGGCAGAAACCTGCGCCAGCGACAAGGAGCGGCATCGAGATACCCATGAGCCGTGTCCACCTCTTGGTGAAGACGCTAAAAGCCATCTCCCGCTGCTTCTCGGCCTCGACCCGTGCCTCCTCTCCCGAGACCTCGGGGGTCTTAAGGGTCGGCGCGCAGCCCGCGAACGCCAGGACCGTAAATAAGGACGCAAGGGTCCGCACCCCCGGCCTTGCAACTCCCCGTCTCAGCCAAACCGTACGCATACGTATAATTTAACCCAACGGACGAAAACTTTCAATCCCAAGGGGGGGGGCGGGGGCGGGAGAAGACATCCGGGCGCCTACCCCCTTGTTTTATCACCCTGTTCTTGCTATACTATTCTGTTATAGGTGACATGGAAAAAAAGGATAATAAAAGTATCGACAAAACCCCCGCGAGCGGGATGAGCAAGGGAAAGATAGTTCTCTACTCGATGGCCGGGCTGGCCCTGGCCTCACTTCTTGCGGGTCTTGGCACCTTCTTCTACCTGACGAGAGACCTTCCCTCCATGCGTTCGCTCGTGGACTACACCCCGAACCTCATAACAAAGGTCTACTCCCAGGACGAGCAGACCGTAGGCGAGTTCTACATAGAGCGGCGGATCGTCGTATCGTTCGCCAGCATCCCCCGGCACACGATAAACGCCTTCCTCGCGGCCGAGGACGCCAAGTTCTTCGAGCACAAGGGGGTGGACTACCGGAGCATCATGAGGGCGCTCTACAAAAACATCCTGGCCGGGCGGATAGTCCAGGGCGGCTCCACCATCACCCAGCAGGTGGCCCGGAGCTTTTTCCTTAGCCCGGCGAGAAAGATATCGAGGAAGATACGCGAGGCCGTGCTGGCCTACCGTATAGAGAAGCACCTCACCAAGGAGGAGATCCTCCACCTCTATTTGAACCAGATATACCTGGGTAACGGCGCCTACGGCGTGCAGGCCGCCTCGGAGAACTACTTCGGAAAGGACGTGCAGGAGCTCGACCTGGCCGAGTCGGCGCTGCTCGCGATCCTCCCCAAGGCCCCGAGCAGGTACTCTCCCTACACCAACCCCGAACTCGCCAAGCAGCGCCAGGAGCTCGTCCTCACGCGTATGCTCGAAGAAGGCTTTACGACCAGGGAAGTGGCCGAGGAGGCGATAAACCGGCCGCTCAAGCTGAAGCCCAAGCGGACAAAGAGCATGTGGGCGGGCCCCTACTTCACCGAGCACGTAAGGCGCTACATCGAGGAGAAGTACGGCGAGGACCTCCTCTACAAAGGGGGGTTGCAGGTCTACACCACAATGGACGTGGAGATGCAGAAGGCCGCCAACGATGCGGTGCGCCGGGGGCTCAGGGCGCACGACAAGAGGAGGGGCTACCGTGGGGCGGCAGTGTCGCTCAAGTCGGCCGAGGAGATAGAGGCCTTACGCGAGGAGACGGACAAGAAGCTTTCCAAAAGGCCGCTTGAGATAGGCGGCATATACCGGGCCGTCATAACGGACGTGGACAAGAAGGGCCGGCGGCTTAAGGTGGACATAGGCAGTCGCAAGGGAGTTATCGAGCACAGGGACATGGCCTGGGCCGGCCTCTACAACCCCACCACCGACCCGGACGGGGGCAAGGACGTAAAACTCCAGACCATATTCAACGTGGGCGACGTGGTGGAGGTCATGGTAAGGGGGCTCCCCGAGACCGAATCCTCCCCTATCCCGCTAAAACTCGAACAGGAGCCGCTCGCTCAAGCCGCCCTGCTGGCCATGGAGCCGGAGACCGGCTACGTCAAGGCAATGGTCGGGGGCGGGGACTTCTCCAAGAGCCAGTTCAACAGGGCCATACAGGCGCAGAGACAGCCCGGCTCGGCCTTCAAGCCCATCATATACACCGCCGCCCTGGACTCCGAATTCACTCCGGCCACCATAGTAGTGGACTCCCCCCTCGTCTTCGAGGAAGAGCGCCAGGTCGACGTTGACTCCGAAGACCCCGAGGCCGAGACGGAGACGGAAACCGAGGAGTGGACGTGGAAGCCGCGTAACTTCGGTGAGAAGTTCTACGGCCCCACCACCATAAGGAACGCGTTGACCAAGTCGAGAAACGTCGTCACCATAAAGGTATTGCAGGAGATAGGCGTGGGCCGCGCCATCGGGTACGCGAGGAAGCTCGGCATAGAGGCCCCGCTCACCCGTGACCTCTCGCTCGCCCTCGGCTCCTCGGCGGTATCGCTCCTCGAGATGACCCGGGCGTTCGGCACCTTAGCGGCCATGGGCAGGAGGGCGGAACCCATCTTCATAACCAGGATCACCGACAGGCACGGAAACGTGCTCGAGGAGAACATCCCGTCCCACAAGGAGGTGCTGAGCCCGCAGACCTCTTACATAATCACCAACCTCCTTAAGGGTGTGGTCGAGAACGGTACGGGCTGGAGGGCAAAGGCGCTCAAGAGGCCGGCCGCGGGCAAGACCGGCACGACGAACAACCTGAACGACGCCTGGTTCATGGGCTTCGTGCCCGGCCTTGTGGCAGGCACCTGGATAGGCTACGACGAGGAGTACCCCCTCGGGAGGCACGAGACGGGCTCGAAGGCGGCCTCCCCCATATGGGTCGGCTTCATGAAGAGTGCGCTTGAAGGCGTCCCCAAGGAAAATTTTCCCATACCCGACGGGGTGGAGTTCGCCAAGATAGACCCCAGGACCGGGCTCCTCGCCAACTCATCGACCGAGAACCCGGTGTTCGAGGTCTTCAAGGAAGGAACCGCGCCGACCGAGACCTCCGAGCTGGAAGACCAGCCCGAGGCCGTTGACTTCTTCATGATAGACGCGGGGAACTAAGAGCCCGCTTAGCCGGAACCACAGATGCGCTACGCCGTAATATCCGACCCGCACTCCAACCTCGAAGCCCTCACCGCAGTCCTTAGTGAAATAGACGCCTTCGGCACGGACGAGACGCTCTGCCTCGGGGACCTCGTCGGCTATAACGCCGACCCGAACGAGTGCGTGGAGCTCATAAGAGCGCGCGGCATACGGTGCGTCATGGGGAACCACGACTCGCGCGCATCGGGGGTGGAGGAGCCGGGCGGGTTCAACCCGATAGCGGCCGAAGCGCTCCTCTGGACGCGCGAAAAACTCACCGAAGAGAACCGGGCGTTTATCGAAAAGTTGCCCCGGGCCATTGAGATAGAAACCGGAGAGGAGGCCGGAGAGGGAGAAAAAAACGGAAAAAAATTTCTCGCAGTACACGGCCGGGTAAACGACACGGACGGCTACATACTGGGCCCCCGCGACGCCGTTGACAACTTCAGGCTCCTTGAAGAGACGGGCGGTCCGGGCCTCTGCTTCTTCGGACACACCCACGTAAGGGTGGCATACGTCGAGACCGGGGGCAGAGTAACGGTCCGGATGGACGAGACACTTGAGATGAACGTGGGCTCGAACTATCTCGTAAACCCCGGCAGCGTAGGTCAACCCCGGGACGGGGACCCGAGGGCCGCGTTCCTTACCTTCGATTCAGAGCGCATGGAGATAGAGTCCCACAGGGTGGCCTACGATATAGAGCTTACGGCGAGAAAAATTATGGATAGCGGCCTCCCCTCCATGCTCGCGGAGAGGTTAAAGGCCGGGTGGTAGGGGGTGGCGGCGCGTATATATAGGCGCTCTTCCGGGTTATTCTATTTATTCATTTGTTCCGTAAGGCCTGCAAGCGCCTCTTCTACGACATCTTTCCCCTGTAACCAGACACGGGCCTTCCAGTCATCCGTATCCGGGTA is part of the Thermodesulfobacteriota bacterium genome and encodes:
- a CDS encoding HD domain-containing protein, which translates into the protein MVRIEDILDSVASYHPSADLDVIRKAYVFSGMVHEGQTRMSGEPYMSHPVEVAQILTTLKMDVQAVATAFLHDTVEDTQTTIEKIEELFGSEISLLVDGLTKISRMTFDKKADREAENFRKMILAMSRDIRVLLIKLADRLHNMRTLQALPPDRQRKIAQETLDIYAPLANRLGIGWIKAELEDLAFMYLDSVN
- a CDS encoding M48 family metallopeptidase, whose translation is MRTLASLFTVLAFAGCAPTLKTPEVSGEEARVEAEKQREMAFSVFTKRWTRLMGISMPLLVAGAGFCRDDLRSSYGFLVHDSFSYGEDFRDIAESRFGFGDGVAVRYVHPELAAAGAGLMAGDRLVSINGVDVNTGTKGLGLEGKAGKKRKGPAAKARELIEKSALEHAPLTLEVERDVAAFEVIVEGVEACGYNVGLSTTDAVNAFADGRNVVVTTGMMRFTESDGELVLVVGHEIAHNAFGHIDKLYGNSFIGLLVDIIIVATTGVDTQGLFSKMAGQAYSREFEAEADYAGLYIAARGDYDITGAANFWRRMAVEHPGAIKDNFSSTHPSAPRRFLAIESTVEEIEEKRRRGEPLVPEEKKREEMEKKEEKGGGD
- a CDS encoding PBP1A family penicillin-binding protein, with the translated sequence MEKKDNKSIDKTPASGMSKGKIVLYSMAGLALASLLAGLGTFFYLTRDLPSMRSLVDYTPNLITKVYSQDEQTVGEFYIERRIVVSFASIPRHTINAFLAAEDAKFFEHKGVDYRSIMRALYKNILAGRIVQGGSTITQQVARSFFLSPARKISRKIREAVLAYRIEKHLTKEEILHLYLNQIYLGNGAYGVQAASENYFGKDVQELDLAESALLAILPKAPSRYSPYTNPELAKQRQELVLTRMLEEGFTTREVAEEAINRPLKLKPKRTKSMWAGPYFTEHVRRYIEEKYGEDLLYKGGLQVYTTMDVEMQKAANDAVRRGLRAHDKRRGYRGAAVSLKSAEEIEALREETDKKLSKRPLEIGGIYRAVITDVDKKGRRLKVDIGSRKGVIEHRDMAWAGLYNPTTDPDGGKDVKLQTIFNVGDVVEVMVRGLPETESSPIPLKLEQEPLAQAALLAMEPETGYVKAMVGGGDFSKSQFNRAIQAQRQPGSAFKPIIYTAALDSEFTPATIVVDSPLVFEEERQVDVDSEDPEAETETETEEWTWKPRNFGEKFYGPTTIRNALTKSRNVVTIKVLQEIGVGRAIGYARKLGIEAPLTRDLSLALGSSAVSLLEMTRAFGTLAAMGRRAEPIFITRITDRHGNVLEENIPSHKEVLSPQTSYIITNLLKGVVENGTGWRAKALKRPAAGKTGTTNNLNDAWFMGFVPGLVAGTWIGYDEEYPLGRHETGSKAASPIWVGFMKSALEGVPKENFPIPDGVEFAKIDPRTGLLANSSTENPVFEVFKEGTAPTETSELEDQPEAVDFFMIDAGN
- a CDS encoding metallophosphoesterase family protein, with the translated sequence MRYAVISDPHSNLEALTAVLSEIDAFGTDETLCLGDLVGYNADPNECVELIRARGIRCVMGNHDSRASGVEEPGGFNPIAAEALLWTREKLTEENRAFIEKLPRAIEIETGEEAGEGEKNGKKFLAVHGRVNDTDGYILGPRDAVDNFRLLEETGGPGLCFFGHTHVRVAYVETGGRVTVRMDETLEMNVGSNYLVNPGSVGQPRDGDPRAAFLTFDSERMEIESHRVAYDIELTARKIMDSGLPSMLAERLKAGW